A single genomic interval of Terriglobus albidus harbors:
- a CDS encoding TonB-dependent receptor: MLRGLAILFAFVVAFSAPPLSHAQTGGALAGEVSDASKSVLTDVTVTATAATTGQVQTVKTNENGLYRFPLLTPGSYEVTFILSGFKELRAKATVVVSETATLDAVLPVGGVNEQVEVSAADNSALLQTDTSTLGRVVDEKTVQEVPLSTRNFTQLMTLSPGTSSNVNNAGSLGRGTQTIYANGARAVSNSLTIDGIDAINIHSNGLAENSVSSNGVAVPSPEAIQEFKVQTGMYDAQYGRNGGANTALVTRTGTSRFHGSIYEFFRNDALNANTFLFRQNGTKRAVLKQNQFGVSLGGPVIAEKMFFFASYQGTRQVNGLAGSKTLSLPSGLYGSMRTAAALGAAYGGKTGTNGGLAIANDGSNISPVALALLNYKLPNGQYVIPSPQSSATTNNYSVSIPSRYTEDQWVATIDHSFSTSNHFTVRGLLANQPQFNSFTTATVAGFGQTQDFKSRAFNLTDVHVFSPRVVNEAHAGLMRIMGALGVENVIPIGSIGMSRFNSSIFNNIPTIAVSGSSGTFTLGYSTDGNQAGHQNTFQYTDTVSVIEGKHSVRIGAELRRYQDNYNTYNRTLGTITLYSFPDFLLGRSSGSVASGGNGLSTYGALSNASVASNIGVRNDRLTDYTLFVQDDWKISRKLTFNAGLRWDRYGSGVDQGGRNGNFVPSLYTAPPSGGYTSAGFVQSANARKLLNGVPTVNPRLLSHEMWKNFAPRVGFSYQALPSIVVRGGYGIFFDRLSNQISLRTALAPPNYIKSDLSGTNANGASLANPFPALPLPSALPTTPLLPDPFTFPASSLLATNAVDPNMGMPYMHQYVGNVQWEARKSLLLEVDYVGSKGVKLPNQMYINQARIASASTPVNGVTTTTTASANLAQRVPFLGMSPNGLTYLMTNTDSRYNSLQVSVTKRLSHGLQFLASYTYSRSVDDSSGSSGSTFVNSDGDQIDVHQATGRSDFDRPRRFVVNYIYDVPYVGYHLQRNAFTNALFADWQLTGVTTLQDGSPFDLTDANGAAYYGTGTSRASFASGKTIADAKKNGSVTSRYKAYFNTSAFASAGNYYGNVSRNALRGPGQANWDFAALKSFQLFEGVRFQFRSEFFNVFNHTNFANPSSAISSSSSFGVISSIIGNPRVIQFAGKVTF, from the coding sequence GTGTTGCGTGGTTTGGCCATCCTGTTTGCCTTTGTGGTTGCATTCTCCGCGCCGCCCTTGAGCCATGCTCAAACTGGGGGCGCTCTGGCGGGAGAGGTTTCGGACGCGAGCAAATCTGTCCTGACCGATGTCACCGTAACCGCGACTGCTGCGACCACCGGCCAAGTGCAGACGGTTAAGACCAATGAGAACGGACTCTATCGGTTTCCGTTGTTAACGCCTGGATCGTACGAAGTAACATTTATACTTTCCGGCTTCAAGGAGCTAAGGGCCAAGGCGACGGTGGTGGTCAGCGAGACGGCAACGCTGGATGCCGTATTGCCCGTAGGAGGTGTGAATGAACAGGTGGAGGTCAGCGCCGCGGATAACAGCGCGCTGCTGCAGACAGATACCTCTACCCTGGGCCGTGTCGTTGATGAAAAGACGGTGCAGGAGGTTCCCTTATCCACAAGAAACTTCACCCAGTTGATGACGCTTTCCCCGGGAACCTCTTCTAACGTCAATAACGCTGGTTCCTTGGGAAGAGGAACGCAGACGATCTATGCCAACGGCGCCAGAGCCGTATCCAACAGCCTCACGATCGACGGAATTGACGCGATCAATATTCACAGCAACGGGCTTGCTGAGAACTCGGTTTCGTCAAACGGCGTTGCCGTGCCATCCCCCGAGGCCATCCAGGAGTTCAAGGTTCAGACCGGAATGTACGACGCGCAATATGGAAGAAATGGCGGCGCGAACACGGCACTTGTGACCAGGACCGGGACCAGTCGCTTTCATGGATCCATCTATGAGTTCTTCCGCAATGACGCATTGAATGCGAATACCTTCCTGTTTCGCCAGAACGGCACAAAAAGAGCAGTTCTGAAACAAAATCAGTTCGGTGTCTCATTGGGAGGACCTGTCATCGCAGAGAAGATGTTTTTCTTTGCGAGCTATCAAGGGACGCGGCAGGTGAATGGCCTTGCCGGCTCGAAGACTCTGAGTCTGCCATCCGGTCTTTATGGTTCCATGCGGACTGCTGCCGCACTTGGCGCCGCATACGGAGGCAAGACGGGGACCAACGGAGGCCTCGCCATCGCGAATGATGGCTCGAATATCTCTCCGGTTGCACTCGCGCTTCTGAACTACAAGCTACCGAACGGGCAATACGTCATTCCGAGCCCGCAGTCGTCAGCGACAACCAACAACTATTCCGTTTCAATTCCGTCGCGATACACAGAAGATCAATGGGTTGCGACGATCGACCATAGCTTCAGCACAAGCAATCACTTCACGGTTCGCGGCCTGCTTGCGAATCAGCCTCAGTTCAATTCATTTACGACTGCAACAGTAGCTGGATTTGGACAAACCCAGGACTTCAAGTCCCGTGCGTTCAATCTGACAGATGTGCATGTGTTCAGCCCCCGCGTCGTCAATGAGGCCCATGCGGGGCTGATGCGCATTATGGGAGCGCTCGGTGTGGAAAACGTAATTCCAATCGGATCGATCGGAATGAGCCGGTTCAATTCATCGATCTTCAATAACATCCCAACGATTGCCGTATCAGGAAGCTCCGGAACGTTCACGCTTGGATATAGCACGGACGGGAATCAGGCAGGACACCAGAACACCTTTCAATACACGGACACGGTGTCTGTAATCGAAGGAAAGCATAGCGTGCGTATTGGCGCTGAACTGAGACGATATCAGGACAACTACAACACCTACAACCGCACGCTGGGTACGATCACGCTGTACTCGTTTCCTGACTTCTTGCTCGGGCGTTCTTCTGGAAGCGTGGCGAGCGGTGGCAACGGCTTGAGTACGTACGGGGCATTGAGCAATGCCAGCGTAGCGAGCAATATCGGTGTCCGTAACGACCGGTTGACCGACTATACGCTGTTTGTTCAGGATGATTGGAAGATCTCCCGTAAACTCACCTTCAATGCCGGACTTCGCTGGGACCGTTATGGTTCTGGTGTTGATCAGGGTGGACGAAACGGGAACTTCGTCCCTTCGCTTTACACGGCTCCTCCCTCCGGTGGATACACCAGCGCCGGTTTTGTTCAGTCAGCCAATGCGCGCAAGTTGCTGAACGGGGTTCCGACTGTCAATCCGAGGCTGCTGAGTCATGAGATGTGGAAGAACTTCGCGCCTCGCGTAGGCTTCTCTTACCAGGCCTTACCCAGCATTGTGGTGCGCGGCGGCTATGGCATCTTCTTTGATCGGCTGTCGAACCAGATCAGCCTGAGAACCGCGCTGGCTCCGCCTAACTACATCAAGTCCGATCTGTCGGGGACCAATGCGAATGGGGCGAGCCTCGCCAATCCGTTCCCGGCGCTGCCTCTGCCGTCTGCCTTGCCGACCACGCCACTGCTGCCTGACCCCTTCACGTTCCCGGCAAGCAGCCTGTTGGCAACCAATGCGGTTGATCCGAATATGGGAATGCCTTACATGCACCAATATGTAGGGAATGTCCAGTGGGAGGCACGAAAGTCGTTACTCCTGGAAGTTGATTATGTCGGAAGCAAGGGAGTGAAGCTTCCGAACCAGATGTATATCAATCAGGCCCGGATTGCGTCCGCGTCCACCCCTGTCAACGGAGTGACTACGACCACAACGGCTTCAGCCAACCTTGCCCAGCGGGTGCCTTTCCTCGGGATGAGCCCGAACGGCCTGACTTACCTGATGACCAATACGGACTCGCGGTATAACTCGCTCCAAGTGAGTGTCACCAAGCGGCTCTCGCACGGCTTGCAGTTTCTGGCTTCGTACACGTACTCGAGATCCGTGGATGACAGCTCCGGCAGTAGCGGCTCAACCTTCGTGAACTCCGATGGCGATCAGATCGATGTTCATCAGGCAACTGGCAGATCGGACTTCGACCGGCCACGCAGGTTTGTTGTTAACTACATCTACGATGTGCCGTACGTGGGCTATCATCTGCAGCGCAACGCCTTCACCAACGCCTTGTTTGCGGATTGGCAGCTTACCGGTGTAACCACCCTGCAGGATGGATCGCCCTTCGATCTGACTGATGCGAATGGGGCGGCGTACTACGGGACCGGTACGTCCCGTGCATCGTTTGCTTCGGGCAAAACAATCGCGGACGCGAAGAAGAACGGTTCCGTAACAAGCCGCTACAAGGCCTATTTCAATACCTCGGCCTTCGCAAGTGCAGGGAACTATTACGGGAATGTCTCAAGAAACGCTCTTCGGGGCCCGGGACAGGCGAACTGGGACTTTGCGGCGTTGAAAAGCTTTCAACTCTTCGAGGGCGTCAGGTTCCAGTTCCGCTCTGAGTTTTTCAACGTCTTCAACCATACGAACTTCGCGAACCCCTCGTCGGCGATATCAAGCAGCTCCAGCTTTGGTGTGATCTCTTCCATCATTGGAAATCCAAGGGTCATCCAGTTTGCGGGTAAGGTGACGTTCTAG
- a CDS encoding M14 family metallopeptidase — protein sequence MLSKCIQRCALMVGSTAFATLFLCTVSMRAEERSGITSPKEALGFNIGDDYHVANYTQLEAYWKQLAAESDRMKLISIGNTSEGRPQYMAIISSPENLKNLDRYRAISQKLSLAKDLSDAEAHELAKEGKAVVWIDGGLHASETVGSQQIMELVYELNSRTDDETLRFLRDEIILCVAANPDGQELVANWYMREPVPEKRKADGYGMGVPRLWNKYAGHDNNRDFFMSNLAETTNINKQLFRVWYPQIMYNHHQTGPAGTVIFVPPFRDPFNYHFDPLVPIGIQAVGTAIHMRFLEEGKPGSTMRSGATYSTWYNGGLRTVTYFHNQIGILTEIIGSPTPWQLPLVAAKQLPNSDLPAPVKPQLWHYRQSIDYEMTANRAILDYASRNREKLLYDIYQMGHNSIERGEQDTWTVSPQRVAAIETAAEAERKAQAPKPAADGPNANAGVSPKLYDTVLHDPTRRDPRVYVLPANQPDFPTATKFVNTLLKNGITVLQATSDFTVDSKSYPAGSYVVKTDQAFRPHILDMFEPQDHPNDFRYPGGPPIPPYDVTGYTLAMQMGVKYDRFYSAVDGPFQVIVTELASPLPGKISGEKGKVVGYLVSHEYNDAVILTNRLLKAGCEVSWLEKPAAGLSAGAIWVPATVKSRTILSSAVQQLGINAIAMGKTPDGPSLKLKTVRIGLIEQYGGLMPSGWTRWLLEQYEFPFDVVYPQTLDAGHLRDRFDVLILADGAIQKQQREDTLLRPDTQPKPEEIPVEFRPWLGRITEKTTLPQLQQFAESGGTILTIGSSTTLAELLHLPVHNALTELRQGKEEALPREKFYIPGSLLRAQVDTMTPLGYGMPSSTDVFFDHSPSFRLAPDAEQRHVRAVSWYQGTNLLESGWAWGQQYLDGTAAIVEASVGKGRVILFGPEIAFRGQPHGTFKFLFNGILAGTAEPSSTDSVEKKPHRREGKRT from the coding sequence ATGCTTTCAAAGTGTATTCAGCGTTGCGCGCTGATGGTGGGTTCTACTGCCTTTGCCACGTTGTTCCTTTGCACTGTATCGATGCGCGCTGAGGAGCGTAGCGGTATCACGTCTCCGAAGGAGGCGCTGGGCTTCAACATCGGAGACGATTATCACGTAGCGAACTATACCCAGCTTGAGGCTTACTGGAAGCAACTGGCCGCCGAGTCCGACCGGATGAAGCTTATTTCCATCGGTAATACTTCGGAGGGCCGGCCGCAGTACATGGCGATCATCTCGTCTCCGGAAAATCTGAAGAACCTGGATCGCTATCGTGCTATCTCCCAGAAACTCTCCCTGGCAAAAGACTTGAGCGACGCGGAGGCTCATGAGCTGGCAAAGGAAGGGAAGGCTGTTGTCTGGATCGACGGAGGGCTGCATGCTTCTGAGACTGTCGGTTCACAGCAGATCATGGAGTTGGTCTATGAGTTGAACAGCCGCACGGATGACGAGACATTACGATTTCTACGCGACGAGATCATCCTGTGCGTAGCGGCAAATCCGGATGGTCAGGAACTGGTCGCCAACTGGTATATGCGCGAACCGGTCCCGGAAAAACGGAAGGCGGACGGTTACGGGATGGGCGTGCCGCGCCTCTGGAATAAATACGCCGGCCACGATAATAATCGTGATTTCTTCATGTCTAATCTCGCGGAGACGACAAACATCAATAAGCAGCTCTTCCGCGTTTGGTACCCACAGATCATGTACAACCATCACCAGACCGGACCGGCCGGAACGGTGATCTTTGTCCCTCCATTCCGGGATCCGTTCAACTACCATTTCGATCCTCTGGTCCCGATAGGAATTCAGGCGGTGGGAACCGCGATTCACATGCGGTTTTTGGAGGAGGGAAAGCCTGGCTCGACCATGAGGAGCGGCGCCACCTACTCCACCTGGTATAACGGCGGACTGCGGACAGTTACTTACTTCCATAACCAGATCGGCATACTGACGGAGATTATCGGGAGCCCGACGCCCTGGCAATTGCCCCTCGTCGCCGCCAAGCAGCTTCCCAACAGCGATCTGCCCGCGCCGGTGAAGCCGCAGCTCTGGCACTATCGACAGTCCATTGATTACGAGATGACGGCGAACAGGGCCATCCTGGACTATGCCTCCCGCAACCGGGAAAAGTTGTTGTATGACATCTACCAGATGGGCCACAACTCTATTGAGCGTGGAGAGCAGGATACGTGGACCGTCTCTCCACAGCGAGTAGCAGCAATAGAGACGGCAGCCGAGGCGGAACGAAAGGCCCAGGCTCCGAAGCCTGCGGCTGACGGTCCGAACGCGAATGCTGGTGTTTCACCTAAGTTATATGACACGGTATTGCACGATCCCACCAGGCGCGACCCGAGGGTTTACGTGTTACCGGCAAACCAACCTGATTTTCCCACTGCCACAAAGTTCGTTAACACGCTCTTGAAGAATGGAATTACAGTTCTTCAGGCGACATCTGACTTTACAGTCGATAGCAAATCGTATCCAGCCGGTTCCTATGTGGTGAAAACCGATCAGGCTTTCCGGCCTCACATTCTTGACATGTTTGAACCGCAGGACCATCCAAATGACTTTCGTTATCCTGGTGGTCCTCCAATTCCTCCGTATGACGTGACCGGATACACGCTCGCAATGCAGATGGGCGTAAAGTATGACCGCTTCTACTCCGCCGTAGATGGTCCTTTTCAGGTGATCGTAACCGAATTAGCCTCTCCGCTTCCCGGGAAGATCTCTGGAGAGAAGGGCAAGGTAGTGGGCTATCTGGTCAGTCACGAATATAACGATGCGGTCATTCTTACAAACCGCTTGCTGAAGGCGGGCTGTGAGGTGTCCTGGCTGGAGAAGCCTGCTGCAGGGCTTTCGGCTGGAGCGATCTGGGTTCCAGCTACAGTGAAGTCTCGAACCATTCTGAGCAGTGCTGTGCAGCAGTTGGGAATCAATGCAATTGCCATGGGGAAGACGCCTGATGGTCCATCCTTGAAGCTGAAGACGGTGCGAATCGGTCTTATTGAGCAGTATGGTGGACTGATGCCATCTGGTTGGACCCGGTGGCTTTTAGAGCAGTACGAGTTCCCGTTCGATGTGGTCTATCCGCAGACGCTGGATGCAGGACATCTTCGCGACCGGTTTGACGTATTAATCCTTGCCGACGGCGCTATTCAAAAGCAGCAGCGGGAAGACACACTGCTCAGGCCGGACACACAGCCAAAGCCGGAAGAGATTCCTGTAGAGTTTCGCCCGTGGCTCGGGCGTATCACTGAGAAGACGACGCTTCCACAGCTTCAGCAGTTTGCAGAGAGTGGGGGAACGATCCTCACCATTGGCAGTTCAACGACGCTGGCTGAGCTGCTGCATCTTCCGGTCCATAACGCTCTCACGGAATTGAGGCAAGGCAAAGAAGAGGCCTTACCGCGCGAGAAGTTCTACATTCCGGGTTCGTTGCTGCGAGCACAGGTCGATACGATGACCCCTCTCGGATATGGTATGCCGTCGAGCACGGATGTCTTCTTCGACCATAGTCCTTCGTTCCGCTTGGCTCCTGACGCCGAGCAGAGGCATGTTCGGGCCGTTAGCTGGTATCAGGGGACAAACCTTCTGGAGAGCGGATGGGCCTGGGGACAACAATATCTGGATGGTACCGCTGCCATCGTCGAGGCCTCTGTCGGAAAGGGGCGGGTTATTCTCTTCGGCCCGGAAATCGCGTTTCGAGGCCAACCGCATGGGACTTTTAAATTTCTCTTCAATGGCATTCTGGCGGGAACAGCGGAACCGTCTTCTACAGATTCGGTTGAGAAGAAGCCTCATCGGCGTGAGGGGAAAAGGACGTGA
- a CDS encoding amidohydrolase family protein produces the protein MSCVRRRTFSIAAVCFSVSTFLAGVQAQERVEDRRAFIWPQAATSDDPRHIPIRPEVTVKKPVLVLRGGRVFDSVKTDAYAATVVMEGKYIKSILPPQDTNWPTDAKVVDVTDKTVMPGLIDLHVHITYPDSSTPVDEQASEGAGVLRGLTNLRYFIESGFTTVRDMNGVLNAPFLLSEWMAEDRAPGPRVFAAGHIITGTGGHAADRPISPIHSSAFAQEVDGPDEWRKAVRQNFKNGANVIKIASIFSPGEVRAAVEEAHALGLRVTCDCETFYIRWAIEAGVDMIEHPLPRTDETIRLMAQHHTDADPTLQVYQSLLDSSGGYYGVTSRRFTLGSQQDFDVFKKMKAAGIRLGVGTDTIGNANAFTPNTYIAELKWFVKGGYTPSGALIAATRTNAQMLDVGDKLGTLEPGKLADVIVVDGKPDQNLDDLKQVSMVIRDGLVMVDHGQINVPPHVPKPLLKASPPENVH, from the coding sequence TTGTCTTGCGTCCGACGCCGTACTTTCTCTATCGCTGCAGTGTGCTTTTCCGTCAGCACCTTTCTAGCCGGAGTCCAGGCTCAGGAGAGAGTTGAGGACAGGCGTGCCTTTATCTGGCCACAGGCCGCCACAAGCGACGATCCCCGTCACATCCCGATCCGCCCTGAAGTTACGGTAAAAAAGCCTGTACTCGTGCTCCGCGGCGGACGCGTATTTGACTCGGTTAAGACCGATGCCTACGCAGCTACTGTCGTCATGGAAGGGAAGTACATCAAAAGCATTCTCCCTCCCCAGGATACGAACTGGCCCACAGACGCGAAGGTAGTCGACGTCACAGATAAAACAGTGATGCCCGGGCTTATCGACCTGCATGTCCACATCACTTATCCGGACTCGTCAACACCGGTCGACGAGCAGGCAAGCGAGGGCGCAGGTGTGCTGCGTGGGCTGACCAACCTGCGCTACTTCATTGAGAGTGGCTTTACTACGGTCCGCGATATGAATGGTGTCTTGAACGCGCCCTTCCTGCTCAGTGAATGGATGGCGGAGGATCGTGCTCCCGGCCCGCGTGTCTTTGCCGCCGGCCACATCATTACGGGAACCGGTGGACATGCCGCCGATCGGCCTATCAGCCCGATTCATTCATCGGCATTCGCGCAAGAGGTCGATGGTCCTGACGAATGGCGCAAGGCAGTCCGTCAAAACTTCAAGAACGGCGCGAACGTGATCAAGATCGCGAGCATCTTCTCGCCGGGGGAGGTGCGGGCGGCGGTGGAAGAGGCCCATGCTCTCGGGCTGCGCGTCACGTGTGACTGCGAGACGTTCTATATCAGGTGGGCAATCGAAGCGGGTGTCGATATGATCGAGCACCCGCTTCCTCGAACTGATGAAACGATTCGTCTGATGGCGCAGCATCACACCGACGCAGACCCGACGCTGCAGGTCTATCAGAGCCTTCTTGATAGTTCGGGAGGCTATTACGGTGTCACCTCTCGCAGGTTCACCCTTGGCAGCCAGCAGGACTTCGATGTCTTCAAGAAGATGAAGGCCGCCGGCATTCGCCTGGGAGTCGGTACTGACACCATCGGCAACGCAAACGCGTTTACTCCAAATACTTACATCGCGGAACTGAAATGGTTTGTAAAGGGAGGCTATACCCCTTCCGGCGCGCTGATCGCGGCCACTCGAACGAACGCCCAGATGCTCGATGTCGGCGACAAGCTGGGAACCTTGGAGCCCGGAAAGTTGGCCGACGTGATCGTTGTCGATGGAAAGCCTGACCAGAATCTTGACGATCTGAAGCAGGTCAGCATGGTAATCCGCGACGGCCTGGTCATGGTCGATCACGGTCAGATCAACGTTCCGCCACATGTTCCAAAACCTCTTTTGAAAGCATCCCCTCCCGAGAATGTGCACTAG
- a CDS encoding amidohydrolase family protein, which translates to MKTAGHLVLAALLNITALGNAQTLTAIRNARVFDGTGAAAQIATVLIADDRIKAVGPEIQIPKGARVIDAAGKTLLPGFFDLHTHLNASAGSLSADWQKSAASYLLSGITTVDEFSANREMYAPIRKLVADGTLVAPNINFATRISTPGGHGAESGMGEFTTVEVNTPAAAHLAMKQILPYHPDVIKIFTDGWRYGTTPALSSMNEATIHAIVEDAHAAGIKVLTHTLTVEGAKAAAGGGVDVIAHSIQDGLIDQELVAIMKAHHTSYVPTMAVYEANKPAAPTPLMLSIMEPFLQTEMAKGFETKKPLTQDSPGFKRWSQLQQNLRTLYSAGIPVALGTDNGMPSTPHGWGSLREMELMVAAGLTPSQALQAGTRVSAEVLGVDKDRGTIAPGKLADLVLIDGRPDETIAEVEKTDAVWLAGKQVDRQKLLMMFRTDDLVQFPVIVPDALIDDMEREDGRSNLATLKYPTTDAGADHSQLLLQQVVRTEGGGHAWLATAKMGPSSRSYVRLNLPLTAGEIEIADVSKYKGIEFEAKGEGEFRLLLNSFSVRDRHFPEAPFRVGPAWTKVQVPFTDFKVNPSGTVNLRVRGLMFQLEGAPGSREWLELDNVRLY; encoded by the coding sequence ATGAAGACCGCCGGCCATCTTGTATTGGCTGCCTTACTGAATATCACTGCTTTGGGCAATGCCCAGACGTTGACCGCGATCAGGAATGCGCGCGTATTCGATGGGACTGGAGCCGCAGCGCAGATCGCAACGGTTCTGATCGCCGATGATCGGATTAAGGCCGTTGGCCCAGAGATCCAGATTCCTAAGGGGGCACGGGTTATCGATGCTGCCGGCAAGACATTACTGCCGGGTTTCTTTGACCTTCACACCCACCTCAACGCATCTGCCGGATCATTGTCGGCGGACTGGCAAAAGAGCGCAGCCTCGTATCTCCTCTCCGGCATAACCACCGTCGATGAGTTCAGTGCAAACCGGGAGATGTATGCCCCCATACGCAAGTTGGTCGCGGATGGAACGCTGGTGGCGCCGAACATCAACTTTGCAACCAGGATAAGTACACCCGGTGGGCATGGTGCAGAAAGTGGCATGGGAGAGTTCACAACCGTGGAGGTGAACACGCCCGCAGCAGCCCACCTGGCAATGAAGCAGATCCTGCCCTATCACCCTGATGTCATCAAGATCTTCACGGATGGATGGAGATACGGAACCACGCCTGCGCTGAGCAGCATGAACGAAGCTACGATTCACGCGATTGTCGAAGACGCACATGCAGCCGGTATCAAGGTGCTTACGCATACGCTGACCGTTGAGGGTGCAAAAGCCGCGGCTGGTGGTGGTGTCGACGTCATTGCGCACAGCATTCAGGATGGGCTTATCGACCAGGAACTGGTCGCCATCATGAAGGCACATCATACGTCCTATGTGCCAACGATGGCTGTCTATGAGGCAAACAAGCCCGCGGCTCCGACGCCATTGATGCTCTCAATCATGGAGCCATTTTTGCAAACGGAGATGGCAAAGGGCTTCGAGACCAAGAAACCTCTCACGCAGGATAGTCCTGGATTCAAACGTTGGAGCCAGCTTCAGCAGAACCTTCGGACTCTCTATAGCGCGGGAATTCCCGTCGCGCTCGGAACCGATAACGGTATGCCGTCAACCCCTCATGGCTGGGGATCGCTGCGGGAGATGGAGCTTATGGTTGCCGCGGGTCTCACACCTTCCCAGGCGCTTCAGGCTGGTACCCGCGTCAGCGCAGAGGTGTTGGGAGTCGACAAAGACAGGGGGACAATCGCTCCCGGAAAGTTGGCCGACCTTGTCTTGATTGATGGCAGGCCAGACGAGACCATCGCCGAGGTGGAGAAGACGGATGCGGTTTGGCTCGCCGGCAAACAGGTTGATCGGCAAAAGCTATTGATGATGTTCCGCACGGATGACCTGGTGCAGTTCCCGGTGATTGTTCCGGACGCTCTCATAGACGATATGGAACGGGAGGATGGCCGCAGCAATCTCGCTACTCTTAAATATCCCACCACCGATGCCGGCGCCGACCATAGCCAACTGCTGCTGCAGCAGGTTGTGCGAACTGAGGGCGGAGGGCATGCATGGCTGGCTACAGCAAAGATGGGGCCGTCATCCCGCAGCTATGTACGCCTCAACCTTCCCCTAACGGCCGGTGAGATTGAAATTGCCGACGTGTCGAAGTACAAAGGCATCGAGTTCGAGGCGAAGGGTGAGGGAGAGTTTCGTTTGCTGCTGAATTCGTTTAGCGTTCGTGACCGGCACTTCCCGGAGGCCCCATTTCGTGTAGGCCCTGCATGGACGAAAGTACAGGTCCCGTTTACGGACTTCAAAGTAAATCCCAGCGGGACGGTCAACCTCCGCGTACGGGGGCTGATGTTTCAACTGGAAGGCGCACCCGGCAGCAGAGAGTGGCTGGAGCTTGATAACGTTCGGCTTTACTAA